One window of the Saccopteryx bilineata isolate mSacBil1 chromosome 2, mSacBil1_pri_phased_curated, whole genome shotgun sequence genome contains the following:
- the S100A11 gene encoding protein S100-A11, with product MAKVSSPTETERCIESLIAVFQKYAGKDSNSYTLSKTEFLTFMNTELAAFTKNQKDPGVLDRMMKKLDLNCDGQLDFQEFLNLIGGMAVACHESFSRAQKYV from the exons ATG gcaaAAGTATCCAGCCCTACAGAGACCGAGCGCTGCATCGAGTCTCTGATTGCTGTGTTCCAGAAGTATGCTGGGAAGGACAGTAACAGCTACACACTTTCCAAGACTGAGTTCCTAACCTTCATGAATACAGAACTGGCTGCCTTCACAAAG AACCAGAAGGACCCTGGTGTCCTTGACCGCATGATGAAGAAATTGGACCTCAACTGTGATGGGCAGCTAGATTTCCAAGAATTTCTTAATCTAATTGGCGGCATGGCCGTAGCTTGTCATGAGTCCTTTAGCCGTGCCCAGAAGTATGTCTGA